Proteins from a single region of Altererythrobacter sp. Root672:
- a CDS encoding peptidase S41, whose translation MISFRLFALAFIAPLLLGANDPPAPSDYLADARSLESLIDRNYAYLDRFDDLRAPISERLRAEAETVHDRATLLRYTERVLSALADHHATTGSSLADSWGLVPSYSDLWVERRGADYVITAVREGSLAQQANVAVGDRLIAVEAVPTALAVEQFWTDLGLPVTAERADYAARVLAAGRRNAPRDLTLARGNSAPRQLVLPNLYTTPPAERSPLTTSAEGRSLVIRFNNSLGDSATVEAFDAAMAKAGPGQPVVLDLTDTPSGGNTSVARGIMGWFVTKPTSYQLHTLPSEERETGLARQWLEQVLPRAGKYHRGPVVVRVGRWTGSMGEGLAVGFDTIGARVEGGPMAGLLGAVYDYTLEQSGLTFKLPSERLYHVNGTPREKYVPASPRR comes from the coding sequence ATGATCTCCTTCCGGCTGTTCGCCTTGGCCTTCATCGCTCCGCTGCTGCTCGGCGCAAACGATCCACCCGCGCCTTCCGACTACCTGGCTGATGCCCGGTCGCTCGAAAGCCTGATCGACCGGAACTACGCCTATCTCGATCGTTTCGACGACCTGCGGGCGCCGATCAGCGAGCGCTTGCGGGCCGAGGCCGAGACCGTCCACGATCGCGCCACCCTGCTTCGCTACACCGAGCGCGTTCTAAGCGCGCTCGCCGATCATCATGCCACTACTGGAAGCTCGCTTGCGGATAGTTGGGGCCTGGTACCCAGCTACTCCGATCTGTGGGTTGAGCGGCGCGGAGCTGACTACGTCATCACCGCGGTGCGCGAAGGCTCCCTGGCACAGCAAGCGAACGTGGCGGTCGGCGATCGGCTGATCGCGGTCGAGGCGGTACCGACCGCGCTGGCTGTCGAGCAGTTTTGGACCGATCTCGGCCTTCCGGTAACGGCCGAGCGGGCCGATTACGCCGCGCGGGTCCTGGCCGCCGGCCGACGCAATGCGCCGCGAGACTTGACCCTGGCGCGCGGCAACTCTGCCCCGCGCCAACTGGTCCTGCCTAACCTCTACACGACACCACCTGCGGAGCGGTCGCCGCTGACCACCTCTGCCGAGGGCCGCAGTCTCGTCATCCGGTTCAACAATTCGCTCGGTGATAGTGCGACCGTTGAAGCGTTCGATGCGGCGATGGCCAAGGCGGGGCCGGGACAGCCGGTCGTGCTCGACCTGACCGACACGCCGAGCGGAGGCAATACCAGCGTCGCGCGCGGGATCATGGGTTGGTTCGTGACAAAGCCGACCAGTTACCAGCTGCACACCCTGCCGAGCGAGGAACGCGAAACCGGCTTAGCCCGCCAATGGCTGGAGCAGGTCCTGCCCCGGGCCGGTAAGTACCATCGCGGTCCAGTGGTGGTTCGCGTCGGCCGTTGGACCGGAAGCATGGGAGAAGGTCTGGCGGTCGGCTTCGACACAATCGGCGCGCGGGTCGAGGGTGGACCGATGGCCGGGCTACTGGGCGCAGTCTACGATTACACGCTCGAACAGTCCGGACTTACGTTCAAGTTGCCTAGTGAGCGGCTATACCATGTGAACGGCACGCCGCGGGAGAAGTACGTGCCGGCTTCGCCGAGGCGCTAG
- a CDS encoding methyltransferase gives MASRDLETPPEVVKLLEIAWGYWASQVLRQTAEMGLADQFAAGPRDADELAGELGLHGPTFRRFLRTLTGMGILTEVAPRRYALTPMGEALKTGAPGFARSTIIGLIGKLVSPAWENLDYSLKTGEPGFEKHYGKGLFEHIMETPGLPSLFSEIMVGIHGTEPPAVAQAYDFSGIGSLVDVGGASGNMLGHILSRHEGVRGVLYDLPHVVADAPALLGKFGVADRVAVQGGSFFEGVPEGHDAYLMSHIIHDWDEQECATILGHCHRAMKPGGKVLIVEMVLPEGDEPHPGKLLDMMMLCAPGGRERTPSEYEALLAASGFRMTRVVPTPSSVSVVEAVRA, from the coding sequence ATGGCAAGCCGTGACCTCGAAACGCCACCCGAAGTCGTCAAGCTGCTGGAGATCGCCTGGGGCTACTGGGCCAGCCAGGTGCTCAGGCAGACGGCGGAAATGGGCCTGGCGGACCAATTCGCGGCAGGGCCGCGCGATGCCGACGAACTGGCCGGCGAGCTTGGCCTGCATGGGCCCACCTTTCGCCGCTTCCTGCGCACGCTCACCGGTATGGGCATTCTCACCGAAGTGGCACCGCGCCGGTATGCCCTCACTCCCATGGGCGAAGCGCTCAAGACCGGGGCGCCCGGCTTTGCCCGCTCGACCATCATCGGCTTGATCGGCAAGCTGGTCAGCCCTGCCTGGGAGAACCTCGACTATTCGCTCAAGACCGGCGAGCCGGGCTTCGAGAAGCACTACGGCAAGGGTTTGTTCGAGCACATCATGGAAACGCCCGGCCTCCCGAGCCTGTTCAGCGAGATCATGGTCGGCATCCACGGCACCGAACCTCCCGCCGTCGCCCAGGCCTATGACTTCTCCGGCATTGGCTCGCTGGTCGATGTCGGCGGCGCTTCGGGCAACATGCTGGGCCATATCCTCTCCCGCCATGAGGGCGTGAGGGGCGTGCTTTACGATCTGCCCCACGTGGTGGCCGATGCGCCCGCGCTGCTCGGCAAGTTCGGCGTAGCGGACCGGGTCGCGGTCCAGGGCGGCAGCTTCTTCGAAGGGGTGCCCGAAGGCCACGACGCCTACCTGATGTCGCATATCATCCATGACTGGGACGAGCAGGAATGCGCCACCATCCTTGGTCATTGCCATCGGGCGATGAAGCCGGGTGGCAAAGTGCTGATCGTGGAGATGGTCCTGCCCGAAGGCGATGAACCGCACCCGGGCAAGCTGCTCGACATGATGATGCTCTGCGCCCCCGGCGGGCGGGAGCGGACGCCGAGCGAGTACGAGGCGCTGCTCGCCGCCAGCGGTTTTCGCATGACACGGGTGGTGCCCACTCCGTCTTCCGTGAGCGTGGTCGAAGCGGTCCGGGCGTGA
- a CDS encoding DUF4402 domain-containing protein has product MATLRRAACGLLAGLAFALPLPALAQSARTTADAQATLFRPGTVIKLADMDFGDIAKPVAPGTVVIPATSSGNCTTTGGIVHSGACESAYFRGDLGFLNTVIVTRPVGGQIFLAGPSGATMRVNNFTFGSETGMWLTSSTSTQQRYLVVDFSGIFTFRMGGTLNVAANQRGGAYQGTYAIDINYN; this is encoded by the coding sequence GTGGCAACGCTACGGCGAGCGGCCTGCGGGCTGTTGGCCGGGCTGGCGTTCGCCCTGCCGCTGCCGGCTCTCGCGCAGAGCGCCAGGACGACTGCTGACGCCCAGGCCACTCTGTTCCGCCCAGGCACGGTCATCAAGCTGGCAGACATGGACTTCGGCGATATCGCCAAGCCCGTCGCGCCCGGAACCGTCGTGATCCCCGCCACCAGTTCAGGCAACTGCACGACCACGGGCGGGATCGTTCACAGCGGGGCGTGCGAGTCAGCCTACTTCCGCGGCGACCTGGGCTTCCTCAATACGGTGATCGTCACCAGGCCCGTGGGCGGCCAGATTTTCCTGGCGGGACCGAGCGGCGCGACCATGCGGGTCAACAACTTCACGTTCGGAAGCGAGACCGGAATGTGGCTCACGAGCTCCACTTCCACGCAGCAACGCTATCTCGTGGTCGACTTCAGCGGCATCTTCACGTTCCGCATGGGCGGAACCCTGAACGTGGCGGCCAATCAGCGGGGGGGCGCCTACCAGGGCACCTACGCGATCGACATCAACTACAACTAG
- the nadB gene encoding L-aspartate oxidase, translating to MTHDVLIIGSGAAGLTAALTLATRHKVLVLAKGPLTSGSTAWAQGGIAAVLDAGDTFEEHIRDTMVAGAGLNRRETVEFVIEHAPEAIERLVELGVPFNSDGAGLHLTREGGHSHRRIVHVNDATGWAVQAALLKAAEENPNITLLPDRSCIDLITGRHEERYSGSGRVWGAYALDPVTGKVEAYTARATILASGGAGRVYQFSTAPRGATGDGIAMAWRAGCRVSNMEMMQFHPTCLYNLDVKNFLITEAVRGEGGQLKHPLTGHRFMPDYDERAELAPRDIVARAIDEQIKRFGLDYVHLDISHMPAEFVIEHFPTIYEKLLALGIDMTKQPIPVVPAQHYTCGGVLIDLAARTDLPGLWAAGECTESGLHGANRLASNSLLECFVFGEAAAQDILKCWDDLDAPPPIREWDESRVTDSDEEVVIKQNWTEIRRFMWNYVGIVRTTKRLERAAHRIKLLNDEVGDYYGHFRVTTDLIELRNLLQCTDLIVQSALKRHESRGLHYTLDYPQTDPVAKDTVLVP from the coding sequence ATGACCCACGACGTTCTCATCATCGGCTCCGGCGCGGCCGGCCTGACCGCGGCGCTGACGCTGGCCACACGGCACAAGGTGCTGGTGCTCGCCAAGGGACCGCTGACCAGCGGCTCGACGGCCTGGGCGCAGGGCGGGATCGCCGCTGTGCTCGACGCCGGGGATACTTTCGAGGAGCACATCCGCGACACGATGGTCGCCGGGGCCGGGCTCAATCGGCGCGAGACGGTGGAATTCGTGATCGAGCACGCGCCCGAGGCGATCGAGCGCCTGGTGGAGCTGGGCGTGCCGTTCAACTCCGACGGCGCAGGCCTGCACCTCACGCGCGAGGGCGGCCACTCGCATCGGCGCATCGTCCATGTGAACGACGCGACTGGGTGGGCGGTTCAGGCGGCCCTGCTCAAGGCGGCCGAGGAAAATCCGAACATCACCCTGCTGCCCGACAGGAGCTGCATCGACCTCATCACCGGACGGCATGAGGAGCGCTATTCAGGATCGGGCCGCGTGTGGGGCGCCTATGCGCTCGACCCCGTGACGGGGAAAGTCGAGGCCTACACCGCTCGGGCGACGATCCTGGCGTCGGGCGGCGCGGGCCGGGTCTACCAGTTCTCCACCGCCCCCAGGGGCGCGACAGGCGACGGGATCGCCATGGCCTGGCGCGCGGGCTGCCGAGTCTCCAACATGGAGATGATGCAGTTCCACCCGACCTGCCTCTACAACCTCGACGTCAAGAATTTCCTCATCACCGAGGCGGTGCGGGGCGAAGGCGGCCAGCTCAAGCACCCGCTCACCGGGCATCGCTTCATGCCCGACTACGACGAGCGGGCCGAGCTGGCCCCGCGCGATATCGTGGCGCGGGCGATCGACGAACAGATCAAGCGCTTCGGCCTCGACTACGTGCATCTCGACATCAGCCACATGCCGGCCGAGTTCGTCATCGAGCACTTCCCCACGATCTACGAGAAGCTGCTCGCGCTCGGAATCGACATGACCAAGCAGCCGATCCCGGTCGTCCCGGCGCAGCATTACACTTGCGGCGGCGTGCTGATCGACCTCGCCGCGCGGACCGATCTGCCCGGCCTGTGGGCGGCGGGCGAATGCACCGAGAGCGGCCTGCACGGCGCCAACCGCCTCGCGTCCAACAGCCTGCTCGAATGCTTCGTGTTCGGCGAGGCGGCGGCGCAGGACATCCTCAAGTGCTGGGACGATCTCGACGCTCCGCCGCCGATCCGCGAGTGGGACGAAAGCCGCGTGACCGATTCCGATGAGGAAGTGGTCATCAAGCAGAACTGGACCGAGATCCGCCGCTTCATGTGGAACTACGTTGGCATCGTCCGCACCACCAAGCGGCTGGAACGCGCCGCGCACCGGATCAAGCTGCTCAACGATGAGGTCGGCGACTACTACGGCCACTTCCGCGTCACGACCGACCTGATCGAGCTGCGCAACCTGCTCCAGTGCACCGACCTGATCGTCCAGAGCGCGCTCAAGCGGCACGAGAGCCGGGGGCTGCACTACACGCTCGACTATCCGCAGACCGATCCTGTGGCAAAAGACACGGTGCTGGTGCCCTGA
- a CDS encoding protein-L-isoaspartate(D-aspartate) O-methyltransferase yields MTRSFPMKPLTEEHLAILRRHMVEIVEMHFDLASDETDGRMLNPELRCALMAVPRHLFVPTAMILACYQDSPVPIGFAKTLSQPFIGTLMLDLLEVRRGMRVLEVGTGLGYQAAVMAEIGATVFSVEVVEEFAELAEARFNALGYDVKVRVGDGSRGWAEHAPFDAILVTAAAAKPPQDLVDQLQPGGTMVLPLGGEDVQQLTVIEKAADGTTEVYPGMAVRFTQLELAG; encoded by the coding sequence GTGACGCGTTCCTTCCCTATGAAGCCTCTGACCGAAGAGCACCTGGCCATCCTGCGCCGGCACATGGTCGAAATCGTCGAGATGCATTTCGACCTGGCGAGCGACGAGACCGATGGCCGCATGCTCAATCCCGAGCTCCGGTGCGCGCTGATGGCGGTGCCGCGCCACTTGTTCGTCCCAACTGCGATGATCCTCGCCTGCTACCAGGACAGTCCGGTGCCGATCGGCTTCGCCAAGACGCTGTCGCAACCCTTCATCGGCACCCTGATGCTCGACCTGCTGGAAGTGAGGCGCGGGATGCGGGTGCTCGAGGTCGGGACCGGCCTTGGCTACCAGGCCGCGGTCATGGCCGAGATCGGCGCCACGGTGTTCAGCGTGGAGGTGGTCGAGGAATTCGCCGAACTGGCCGAGGCCCGGTTCAACGCGCTCGGCTACGACGTGAAAGTCCGCGTGGGCGACGGTTCGCGCGGTTGGGCCGAACATGCGCCGTTCGACGCCATCCTAGTCACCGCCGCGGCGGCGAAACCGCCGCAGGACCTGGTCGACCAGTTGCAGCCCGGAGGCACCATGGTCCTGCCGCTGGGCGGAGAAGACGTGCAGCAACTGACGGTAATCGAGAAGGCGGCCGACGGCACGACCGAGGTCTATCCCGGGATGGCCGTACGCTTCACCCAACTGGAACTGGCCGGGTAG
- a CDS encoding zinc-finger domain-containing protein — translation MENVPETTLVDAPRVWCDGAGDIRGGANYRAAALGHPRVYLQIDEHGYADCGYCDRRFVLRGGPAERGIHEIAAGDLPESDEVPGGSVNP, via the coding sequence ATGGAAAACGTCCCCGAAACGACTCTGGTCGATGCTCCGCGAGTATGGTGCGACGGCGCCGGCGACATTCGCGGCGGTGCCAACTATCGCGCGGCCGCCCTTGGCCACCCGCGCGTCTACCTGCAGATCGACGAGCACGGTTATGCCGATTGCGGTTATTGCGACCGCCGCTTCGTGCTGCGGGGCGGCCCGGCGGAACGCGGCATTCACGAGATCGCCGCGGGCGACCTGCCTGAATCCGACGAAGTGCCAGGCGGCTCGGTCAATCCCTAA
- a CDS encoding ABC transporter ATP-binding protein — translation MPDAAIEIRDLVKEYAAQGEAPPKLALKGVSFDVPEGGIFGLLGPNGAGKSTLINIMAGLVMKTSGSIRIWGHDIDRDHRNAKMCIGIVPQEIVFDPFFTPFEVLENQSGMYGVAKHLRRSEELLRAVHLADKRNAYSRSLSGGMKRRLLIAKAMVHSPPILVLDEPTAGVDVELRRQLWELVSELNSEGVTVVLTTHYLEEAEQLCDRIAIIGNGELIANKPTRELVNMAREKIVRITVDKDLAGPPMEQVFLKAEVVDPRTIEITYNRDKSSAGQVLALLQQHGYAIEDVTTREADLEDVFVQLTSNAAAL, via the coding sequence ATGCCCGATGCAGCGATCGAAATCCGCGATCTCGTCAAGGAATATGCCGCGCAAGGCGAAGCGCCGCCCAAGCTGGCGTTGAAGGGCGTCAGCTTCGACGTGCCCGAAGGCGGGATATTCGGCCTGCTCGGCCCGAACGGCGCGGGTAAGTCCACCCTGATCAACATCATGGCCGGCCTGGTGATGAAGACCAGCGGCTCGATCCGCATCTGGGGCCACGACATCGATCGCGATCACCGCAACGCGAAGATGTGCATCGGCATCGTGCCGCAGGAGATCGTGTTCGATCCGTTCTTCACCCCGTTCGAGGTGCTGGAGAACCAGTCGGGCATGTACGGCGTCGCCAAGCACTTGCGCCGCTCGGAAGAACTGCTGCGCGCCGTGCACCTTGCCGACAAGCGCAACGCCTATTCGCGCTCGCTTTCAGGCGGGATGAAGCGCCGGCTGCTGATCGCCAAGGCGATGGTCCATTCGCCGCCGATCCTCGTCCTCGACGAGCCGACCGCGGGCGTCGACGTCGAACTGCGGCGCCAGTTGTGGGAGCTGGTCAGCGAGCTCAACTCCGAAGGCGTGACCGTGGTGCTCACCACTCACTACCTCGAGGAAGCCGAACAGCTGTGCGACCGCATTGCCATCATCGGCAACGGCGAACTGATCGCCAACAAACCCACGCGCGAGCTGGTCAACATGGCCCGCGAAAAGATCGTCCGCATCACGGTCGACAAGGATCTCGCCGGGCCGCCGATGGAGCAGGTCTTCCTCAAGGCGGAAGTGGTCGATCCGCGGACGATCGAAATCACTTACAATCGCGACAAGAGCAGTGCCGGCCAGGTCCTCGCGCTGCTCCAGCAGCACGGCTACGCGATCGAAGACGTAACCACGCGCGAGGCCGACCTCGAGGACGTATTCGTCCAGCTGACGAGCAACGCAGCCGCCCTCTAG
- a CDS encoding DUF924 family protein produces MAAGRTRWAAELLHFWFHKLSPRDWFRPDSRVDHELRNRFERDLQSLGSRPAGEFLTDPYSALAAVLLFDQLPRNLYRGTSQAFAYDGLARAISEGARARGWDKALSRVERQFLSMPLMHSEQIADQLECLEVFAALGRRYGMPHARSHYRMIARFGRFPHRNKVLGRRSTPAETRAVKSGFAW; encoded by the coding sequence TTGGCCGCCGGGCGTACGCGCTGGGCGGCCGAACTGCTCCACTTCTGGTTTCACAAGCTAAGTCCACGAGACTGGTTCAGGCCGGATTCGCGGGTGGATCACGAACTCCGCAATCGATTCGAACGTGATCTCCAGTCGCTCGGCAGTCGGCCTGCGGGCGAATTCCTCACCGATCCGTACAGTGCGCTGGCCGCCGTCCTGCTGTTCGACCAGCTACCGCGCAATCTCTATCGGGGCACGTCCCAGGCCTTTGCCTACGATGGGCTCGCGCGAGCCATTTCCGAAGGCGCCCGCGCCCGTGGGTGGGACAAGGCCCTCTCCCGTGTGGAGCGCCAGTTCCTGTCGATGCCCTTGATGCATAGCGAGCAGATTGCCGATCAGCTCGAATGCCTTGAGGTGTTCGCCGCACTCGGCCGCCGTTATGGGATGCCGCACGCGCGCAGCCACTACCGCATGATCGCGCGCTTCGGTCGCTTCCCTCACCGCAACAAGGTGCTCGGGCGTCGGTCGACACCTGCCGAAACAAGGGCGGTGAAGTCCGGGTTTGCCTGGTGA
- a CDS encoding GNAT family N-acetyltransferase → MEAEGRVVLVAELGGAVVGCLTTSVMRVLHRPAPVGRISMMVVDETVRSRGIGAALVRAAEEALAQQGCYMVEVTSNVRRADAHRFYERLGYQRTSVRLAREL, encoded by the coding sequence ATGGAGGCCGAGGGGCGCGTTGTGCTGGTCGCCGAGCTTGGCGGCGCGGTGGTTGGTTGTCTCACCACCTCAGTCATGCGGGTGCTTCACCGCCCGGCGCCGGTGGGCCGTATCTCGATGATGGTTGTCGATGAGACCGTGCGCAGCCGTGGCATCGGCGCGGCGCTGGTGCGGGCTGCGGAGGAAGCGCTCGCGCAGCAGGGCTGCTACATGGTCGAGGTTACCAGCAACGTCCGGCGTGCCGACGCGCACCGCTTCTACGAACGGCTGGGATACCAGCGGACGAGCGTGCGGCTGGCGCGCGAGCTTTAG
- a CDS encoding DUF4402 domain-containing protein — MTALALAVPLPALAQASGSATATAEAAILDPGTVVKTADMNFGQIAKPASAGTVVLVPTASPVCNVTGGLVRTGTCQPAEFAVMGQKQGRIRMREQNGGVITLLGPSGATMQVTNITLSTTDLTPINGAGGWNLGRHEITSNNGTARFRIGGTLHVNANQQGGAYNGTLQLEVNFN, encoded by the coding sequence TTGACCGCGCTAGCCTTGGCGGTCCCTCTTCCGGCACTCGCTCAGGCGAGCGGAAGTGCGACTGCGACGGCCGAAGCCGCGATCCTCGACCCCGGAACGGTGGTCAAAACCGCCGACATGAACTTCGGCCAAATCGCCAAGCCAGCGAGCGCGGGCACGGTCGTGCTCGTGCCGACCGCCTCCCCCGTTTGCAACGTCACCGGAGGCTTGGTTCGGACCGGCACCTGCCAGCCCGCCGAGTTCGCGGTGATGGGCCAGAAGCAGGGCCGCATCCGCATGCGCGAGCAGAACGGCGGGGTCATCACCCTGCTGGGGCCGAGCGGGGCGACGATGCAAGTGACGAACATCACCCTGAGCACCACCGACCTGACCCCGATCAACGGCGCCGGCGGATGGAATCTCGGTCGGCACGAGATCACCTCGAACAACGGGACGGCCAGGTTCCGGATCGGCGGAACGCTACACGTCAACGCCAACCAGCAGGGCGGCGCCTACAACGGCACCTTGCAGCTCGAGGTCAACTTCAACTGA